In Devosia sp. 1566, a single genomic region encodes these proteins:
- a CDS encoding nuclear transport factor 2 family protein, with protein sequence MSHSKDEAAIRTVIADMQAAWNHGDFHGYMAGFANPDVVFVSRGRMQRDWQATLDHYIRDYGAAPEMRGELEFSNIRIEMLAPDAAQLISSYRLSRPREAQQGINTRLMRKRNGRWVIALNHVSSFEPD encoded by the coding sequence ATGTCCCATTCCAAAGACGAAGCCGCCATCCGCACCGTAATTGCCGACATGCAAGCTGCTTGGAATCACGGTGATTTCCACGGCTACATGGCTGGCTTCGCCAACCCTGACGTGGTCTTCGTCTCCCGCGGGCGCATGCAGCGCGACTGGCAGGCAACGCTCGACCATTATATCCGCGATTATGGCGCGGCCCCCGAGATGCGTGGCGAGCTTGAGTTCTCCAATATTCGCATCGAGATGCTTGCACCCGATGCGGCCCAACTCATCAGTTCCTACCGCCTGTCGCGGCCGCGCGAGGCACAGCAGGGCATTAATACAAGGCTGATGCGTAAGCGGAACGGGCGGTGGGTGATCGCGCTGAATCACGTTTCGAGCTTCGAGCCAGACTAA
- a CDS encoding GntR family transcriptional regulator — protein sequence MLETRKVHSHVVAEELEEEIIAGIIPAGSRLDESSIAERFGISRTPVREALHILCGRSLAERVPYKGVLVVQISAERIDQMFEAMAEMEATCGRLSSQRMTMSERAELERLHQQMNALAEAGDHGGYDTANAAFHELLFQGSHNSDLAGIAQALRVKLAPFRKYQLKDTGRLKRSCIEHQQIVDAILDQDARAAETALRRHLVSAAQEVLIRRQVQDSGASHSTLSPA from the coding sequence ATGCTGGAGACGCGCAAGGTCCACAGCCATGTGGTTGCGGAGGAACTCGAAGAGGAAATTATCGCCGGGATCATCCCGGCGGGATCTCGTCTGGATGAGAGCTCCATTGCGGAGCGATTCGGCATTTCGCGCACCCCCGTTCGCGAGGCCCTCCATATCTTGTGTGGCCGCTCGCTTGCCGAGCGCGTCCCCTACAAGGGCGTTCTGGTGGTGCAGATTTCGGCCGAGCGCATCGACCAGATGTTCGAGGCCATGGCCGAGATGGAGGCCACCTGCGGCCGCCTCTCGTCCCAGCGCATGACCATGAGCGAGCGCGCCGAACTCGAGCGCCTGCATCAGCAGATGAATGCCCTGGCTGAAGCGGGCGATCACGGCGGCTACGACACCGCCAACGCCGCGTTCCACGAGCTGTTATTCCAGGGCAGTCACAACAGCGATCTGGCTGGGATAGCCCAGGCCCTGCGCGTCAAACTTGCTCCGTTCCGCAAGTATCAGCTCAAGGATACCGGCCGGCTCAAGCGGTCCTGCATCGAGCATCAGCAGATTGTCGATGCGATCCTCGATCAGGACGCGCGTGCGGCCGAAACCGCCCTGCGGCGCCATCTTGTTTCGGCGGCCCAGGAAGTGCTGATCCGCCGGCAGGTCCAGGACAGCGGCGCCAGCCATTCCACCCTTTCACCCGCTTGA
- a CDS encoding gamma-glutamyltransferase family protein: protein MSFTTRPELRGTFGGVSTTHWLASATGMAILEKGHTAFDAAVAAGFVLQIVEPHLNGPAGEVPILVTPAGASEPIVISGQGPSPAKATLDYFRELGLTVVPGTGMLPACVPGAFGAWLTLLRDFGTAELEDVLAPAIYYAANGHPLVPRIANTIASMRELFTTHWPTSAELYLPDGVAPQAGKLFRNPQVAALYTRILENSSKAPTREARINAALDFWYKGPVAEQIDQFCASQSVWDVSGTTHKGLLTADDMANWAPQIEKPVSVTYGDYEVFKCGAWSQGPVLLQMLQLLKGTGIDKVDTLGPDFVHLVVESAKLAMADREAWYGDSPDVPLTALLSDAYADERRQLIGDTASMEVRPGSPEGRNSALPPLRPVGTIPQPGIGGGEPTVARDVLLPTDKQGEPALTRDGAQRGDTVQVSAVDRWGNMVSATPSGGWLQSSPVIPGLGFGLTTRGQMFWLDEGLNSSMAPGVRPRTTLTPSMVFRDGVPYLAFGTPGGDQQDQWQLIMLLRHIHGGMNLQEAIDAPSFHTDHLPSSFWPREISLGAVTLESRYSAETQAELERRGHKITLGDAWSEGRLSAVAREMDGTTQLIKAAANPRGMQGYAIAR, encoded by the coding sequence ATGAGCTTTACAACACGTCCGGAACTGCGCGGTACGTTTGGGGGGGTGTCCACCACCCACTGGCTCGCATCAGCGACGGGAATGGCGATTCTCGAAAAAGGTCACACAGCCTTTGACGCCGCTGTTGCGGCGGGCTTTGTGCTGCAGATCGTGGAGCCGCATCTGAACGGCCCCGCGGGCGAAGTTCCAATTCTGGTAACGCCCGCCGGCGCCTCCGAGCCGATCGTGATTTCCGGGCAAGGCCCCTCTCCCGCCAAGGCAACGCTGGACTATTTTCGCGAGCTTGGCCTGACCGTTGTTCCGGGCACTGGCATGCTGCCGGCCTGCGTGCCGGGTGCGTTCGGTGCCTGGCTGACGCTGCTGCGCGATTTCGGCACCGCCGAGCTCGAGGATGTGCTGGCGCCCGCCATTTATTACGCCGCCAATGGCCACCCGCTGGTGCCGCGCATCGCCAATACCATCGCCTCCATGCGCGAACTGTTCACCACCCATTGGCCGACCTCGGCGGAACTCTACCTGCCGGATGGCGTGGCGCCCCAGGCGGGCAAACTGTTCCGCAATCCACAAGTGGCGGCGCTTTATACCCGCATCCTGGAGAACTCCAGCAAGGCGCCCACGCGAGAGGCGCGCATCAATGCGGCCCTCGATTTCTGGTACAAGGGACCGGTGGCCGAGCAGATCGACCAGTTCTGTGCCAGCCAAAGCGTTTGGGACGTTTCGGGCACCACCCATAAGGGCCTGCTGACCGCCGATGACATGGCCAACTGGGCGCCGCAGATCGAAAAGCCCGTTTCAGTCACCTATGGCGATTATGAAGTCTTCAAATGCGGAGCCTGGTCGCAGGGGCCAGTGCTGCTGCAGATGCTGCAGCTGCTCAAGGGCACGGGCATCGACAAAGTCGACACGCTCGGCCCCGACTTCGTGCACCTGGTGGTGGAAAGCGCCAAGCTCGCCATGGCCGACCGCGAAGCCTGGTATGGCGACAGCCCCGATGTGCCACTGACCGCGCTGCTCTCCGATGCTTATGCCGATGAGCGCCGCCAGCTGATCGGCGACACGGCCTCGATGGAGGTCCGTCCGGGCTCCCCCGAGGGACGCAATTCCGCCCTGCCGCCGCTGCGCCCTGTGGGCACGATCCCCCAGCCGGGCATCGGCGGTGGCGAGCCGACCGTTGCGCGCGATGTGCTGTTGCCCACCGATAAGCAGGGCGAACCCGCCCTCACCCGCGATGGCGCCCAGCGCGGCGACACCGTGCAGGTGAGCGCGGTGGATCGCTGGGGCAACATGGTTTCCGCCACGCCGTCGGGCGGCTGGCTGCAGTCGAGCCCGGTTATTCCAGGTCTCGGCTTTGGGCTCACGACGCGCGGACAGATGTTCTGGCTCGATGAGGGTCTCAATTCCAGCATGGCGCCGGGTGTGCGGCCGCGCACGACACTGACGCCCTCCATGGTGTTCCGCGACGGCGTTCCTTATCTCGCCTTCGGCACTCCTGGCGGCGACCAGCAGGATCAGTGGCAGCTCATCATGCTGCTGCGCCACATCCATGGCGGCATGAACCTGCAGGAAGCTATCGACGCGCCCAGCTTCCATACCGACCATCTGCCCAGCTCCTTCTGGCCACGCGAGATCAGCCTTGGCGCCGTGACCCTCGAGTCGCGCTATTCGGCGGAAACGCAGGCGGAACTGGAACGGCGCGGTCACAAGATCACCTTGGGCGACGCCTGGTCAGAAGGCCGGCTCAGCGCCGTGGCCCGGGAGATGGACGGCACGACGCAACTCATCAAGGCGGCAGCCAATCCGAGGGGAATGCAGGGCTACGCAATCGCCCGCTAG
- a CDS encoding ABC transporter substrate-binding protein, giving the protein MTLKPLHIAVMASLALTGIAAAPAQAQSVLNIGLQDDPDTLDPATNWSFVGRHVLQSLCDKIVDIDAQGQIAPMLATSWEWNADSTALTLTIREDATFHDGEKVDAEAIKYNLDRALTMEASRRKSEISSIANIEVLGPYQLQINLSEPSVPLLAALTDRAGMIISPKAGEELGENFTNSPVCSGPYKFVEHIAQDRIVLEKFAEYHDADNYHFDRLVYRGMPDGNVRLLNLRSGQMDLIERLAATDVPAVQGESNLAVAPVVGLGYYGVTFNITGSGADLDAGKQAAVREAFSLAIDRDAINQVVFEGQFTTGNQPFPPSSPYYDQNYPIPARDLDAARAKMAEAGVSSVDVELLVPTDAERQQVAQIIQAMVGEVGINVEIKPTELMTLLDIAREGAFEAHLVGWSGRVDPDLNITPMLACGAAGNDAHYCNEELDAIMTEARAVGDTETRKAKYAQAIEILLRDLPIVYLYHSQWIFAHNANLSGFQPFPDGIIRLGGVSRQD; this is encoded by the coding sequence ATGACACTAAAGCCCTTACACATCGCCGTGATGGCGAGCCTTGCCCTGACGGGCATCGCTGCCGCGCCGGCTCAGGCACAGTCAGTGCTCAATATCGGCCTGCAGGATGATCCCGATACCCTCGATCCGGCAACCAACTGGAGCTTTGTGGGCCGCCACGTGCTGCAGTCGCTGTGCGACAAGATCGTCGACATCGACGCGCAGGGCCAGATCGCGCCTATGCTGGCCACCAGCTGGGAATGGAATGCCGACAGCACCGCGCTGACCCTTACCATCCGCGAAGACGCCACCTTCCATGATGGCGAGAAGGTCGATGCCGAAGCGATCAAGTACAATCTCGATCGCGCACTGACCATGGAAGCCTCGCGCCGCAAGTCCGAGATCAGCAGCATCGCCAATATCGAGGTGCTCGGCCCCTATCAGCTCCAGATCAATCTGAGCGAGCCTTCAGTGCCGCTGCTCGCCGCGCTGACCGATCGTGCCGGCATGATCATCAGCCCCAAGGCCGGCGAAGAGCTGGGTGAGAACTTCACCAACAGCCCCGTCTGCTCGGGCCCCTACAAGTTCGTGGAGCACATCGCCCAGGACCGCATCGTCCTCGAAAAATTCGCCGAATACCACGACGCCGACAACTACCACTTCGATCGCCTGGTCTATCGTGGCATGCCCGATGGCAATGTGCGCCTGCTCAACCTGCGCTCGGGCCAGATGGACCTGATCGAGCGCCTTGCGGCGACCGACGTTCCGGCGGTTCAGGGCGAAAGCAACCTCGCGGTCGCTCCCGTCGTGGGCCTGGGCTACTATGGGGTGACCTTCAATATTACTGGTTCGGGCGCCGACCTCGACGCCGGCAAGCAGGCCGCTGTGCGCGAAGCCTTCAGCCTCGCCATTGACCGCGACGCTATCAATCAGGTGGTGTTTGAAGGCCAGTTCACCACGGGCAATCAGCCCTTCCCGCCCAGCAGCCCGTACTACGACCAGAACTACCCCATCCCCGCTCGCGACCTTGACGCTGCCCGCGCCAAGATGGCCGAAGCCGGCGTGAGCTCGGTTGATGTGGAACTGCTGGTGCCCACCGACGCCGAGCGTCAGCAGGTCGCCCAGATCATCCAGGCCATGGTTGGTGAAGTCGGCATCAATGTCGAAATCAAGCCGACCGAGCTGATGACCCTGCTCGACATCGCCCGCGAAGGCGCCTTTGAAGCTCACCTTGTGGGCTGGAGCGGCCGCGTCGATCCGGACCTCAACATCACGCCCATGCTCGCTTGCGGTGCAGCCGGCAATGATGCGCACTACTGCAACGAGGAACTGGACGCGATCATGACCGAAGCGCGCGCTGTCGGGGACACCGAAACGCGCAAGGCCAAATACGCCCAGGCCATCGAGATCCTGCTGCGCGATCTGCCGATCGTTTATCTCTACCACTCGCAGTGGATCTTCGCCCACAACGCCAATCTGTCCGGCTTCCAGCCCTTCCCCGACGGCATCATCCGTCTGGGTGGCGTCAGCCGGCAGGACTAA
- a CDS encoding ABC transporter ATP-binding protein, with the protein MSTPTPLQTLSARPEERADPATNPVLEVNDLHVVFAGEDRTVTAVDGVSFVVRKGRTLAIVGESGSGKSVTSLAVMRLLPQDSARISGAVNFAGRELLGEPHGTIRDLRGNRIAMIFQEPMTSLNPSYTVGDQISEAILRHRKVSKQAAAERTIEMLRLVRIPSPETRYHQYPHNLSGGMRQRVMIAMALACDPELLIADEPTTALDVTIQAQVLELMGELQEKTGTAIILITHDLGVVAEACDDVIVMYAGQVVEQCSVEQLFAFPEHPYTVGLLGSLPRLDGKRERLTAISGTVPDMANPPSGCRFRARCPFSIDKCAEMPDLLEVSPGHFSRCWRTPLENLVP; encoded by the coding sequence ATGAGCACGCCCACTCCGCTACAGACGCTGTCAGCCCGCCCAGAAGAACGGGCTGACCCTGCCACCAACCCGGTTCTCGAGGTCAACGATCTGCACGTCGTATTTGCCGGCGAAGATCGCACCGTAACCGCGGTGGATGGCGTGAGCTTTGTTGTCCGAAAGGGCCGCACGCTCGCCATCGTGGGTGAGTCAGGCAGCGGCAAGAGCGTGACCTCGCTAGCGGTAATGCGCCTCCTGCCCCAAGACAGCGCCCGCATCTCGGGCGCTGTCAATTTCGCCGGCCGCGAACTCCTGGGGGAACCGCACGGGACCATTCGCGACCTGCGCGGCAATCGCATCGCCATGATCTTCCAGGAGCCGATGACCTCGCTGAACCCCTCCTATACCGTCGGGGACCAGATCAGCGAAGCCATCCTACGCCACCGTAAAGTATCCAAACAGGCGGCTGCGGAACGCACGATTGAGATGCTGCGCCTTGTGCGCATCCCCTCGCCCGAAACCCGCTACCACCAATATCCGCATAATCTGTCGGGCGGCATGCGCCAGCGCGTGATGATCGCCATGGCCCTCGCCTGCGATCCCGAACTGCTGATTGCCGACGAACCCACCACGGCGCTAGACGTCACCATCCAGGCGCAGGTGCTCGAACTGATGGGCGAGCTGCAGGAGAAAACCGGCACCGCCATCATCCTCATCACCCATGATCTGGGCGTTGTGGCCGAAGCCTGCGACGACGTGATCGTCATGTATGCCGGCCAGGTGGTCGAGCAATGCTCGGTTGAGCAGCTCTTCGCCTTTCCCGAACACCCTTATACCGTTGGCCTGCTCGGCTCCCTTCCCCGGCTTGATGGTAAGCGCGAGCGCCTGACGGCGATCAGCGGGACCGTGCCCGACATGGCCAATCCGCCGAGCGGCTGCCGCTTCCGCGCCCGGTGCCCCTTCAGCATCGACAAATGCGCCGAGATGCCGGACCTGCTGGAAGTCTCGCCGGGCCATTTCAGCCGCTGCTGGCGCACTCCGCTGGAGAACCTCGTCCCATGA
- a CDS encoding oligopeptide/dipeptide ABC transporter ATP-binding protein has translation MTASTLSAQTAPAVHPIVEIRGIEKQFVAKRSFLGRPLASVKAVDDVSLALMPGEILAIVGESGCGKSTVGRLLMRLIEPTAGQVWIDGEDVTKLGHAAMRRRRHKVQLIFQDPYASLNPRMTIGQTIAEPLMLHNVVPANQRRQRVAELLEMVGLRPEQANRYPHEFSGGQRQRVVIARALASEPRAIICDEAVSALDVSIQAQILNLLKDLQKRLGLALVFISHDLGVVKHIADRVAVMYLGKLVEIGTADMIFGAPRHPYTRALLAAIPVAAPTKRETSAATLQGDLPSPLAPPQGCRLHTRCPHARPACKEVDMRLDVEPNGHANACAFWRELPDPGPLTRTDASRNPKLEQLFAAFETAALAAAGRN, from the coding sequence ATGACCGCCTCCACCCTTTCAGCCCAGACTGCGCCGGCCGTTCACCCGATTGTCGAAATCCGCGGCATCGAAAAGCAGTTCGTCGCCAAGCGCAGCTTCCTGGGTCGCCCGCTGGCCAGCGTCAAAGCCGTTGACGACGTGTCGTTGGCGCTGATGCCGGGCGAAATCCTCGCCATTGTCGGCGAATCCGGTTGCGGCAAATCCACGGTCGGGCGCCTGCTGATGCGCCTGATCGAGCCGACCGCCGGGCAGGTCTGGATCGACGGGGAAGATGTCACCAAGCTCGGCCACGCCGCCATGCGCCGCCGCCGGCACAAGGTGCAGCTGATCTTCCAGGATCCCTATGCCTCGCTCAATCCGCGCATGACCATCGGCCAGACCATTGCCGAACCGCTGATGCTGCACAATGTGGTGCCTGCCAATCAGCGCCGCCAGCGCGTCGCCGAACTGCTGGAAATGGTTGGCCTTCGTCCCGAACAGGCCAACCGTTATCCGCACGAGTTCTCCGGCGGCCAGCGCCAGCGCGTCGTGATTGCCCGCGCCCTCGCCTCCGAGCCGCGCGCCATCATCTGCGACGAAGCCGTCTCAGCCCTCGACGTCTCCATCCAGGCCCAGATTCTCAATTTGCTCAAGGATTTGCAGAAGCGACTTGGACTGGCGCTGGTGTTCATTTCCCACGATCTGGGCGTGGTCAAGCACATCGCCGATCGCGTTGCCGTCATGTATTTGGGCAAGCTCGTGGAGATCGGGACCGCCGACATGATCTTTGGCGCCCCGCGCCACCCTTATACTCGTGCGCTGCTGGCCGCGATCCCCGTCGCCGCGCCCACCAAGCGCGAAACCAGTGCCGCGACCCTGCAGGGCGATCTGCCCAGCCCGCTGGCGCCCCCGCAGGGCTGCCGCTTGCACACCCGCTGCCCCCATGCCCGCCCCGCTTGCAAGGAGGTGGACATGCGCCTTGATGTTGAGCCCAATGGCCACGCCAATGCCTGTGCCTTCTGGCGTGAACTGCCCGATCCCGGCCCGTTGACCCGGACTGACGCCAGCCGCAATCCCAAGCTCGAGCAGCTCTTTGCTGCCTTCGAGACGGCCGCGCTTGCCGCAGCCGGGAGGAACTAG